One Paraburkholderia aromaticivorans genomic region harbors:
- the tssF gene encoding type VI secretion system baseplate subunit TssF has protein sequence MDPRLLDYYNQELIYMRELAGEFAQAHPKIARRLGMQAGEVADPYVERLIESFCFMAARMQIKLDAEFPRFTGRLLEVIYPNYVAPTPSMAVARVYPNPTEGNLAEGFRVARGTAFKSRVPDGEKTPCKFRSSQDVMLYPLEIVEARLTGIPPDIPSLGRYVPPNVQVRGALRLKLRMTNGASMADLQGLDRLPVYLAGDEQIASHLFELIHAAGVATITGVPGQFGTAGRPLSVVNSGAVVHEGLGHDEGLLPLTWSKFHGHNLLHEYFACPSRFYFVTLTGLKEGLRRVNGREAEIVLLLDQSPERLASLVDASRFALFCTPVINLFRKHTDQIELSEGDTEFRIVPARLHPLDYEVFAIEKLSGQVSTTSAEREFRPLFQTLNNDEGNYGRYFSTRRERRLISDSARRYGTRTPYIGTEMFVSLVDQHEAPYSEEIRYLSVDAWVTNRDLPNLVPRDGVNDLAISDADAVASTGLIRAPSAPRAPYAEREMAWRLIRQLNFNYLPLDDLDHREGGQGLRDLLRLFLAADDTEHRRQVESLVGVKTRPVARKLPGGGPLVFGRGIECALTVDETGFSGTSPYLFGLILEHYLARHVSVNSFTQTELHSMQRGRVAKWPVRMGTRGIT, from the coding sequence AGTTCGCGCAGGCTCATCCCAAGATTGCGCGGCGGCTCGGCATGCAGGCAGGTGAGGTGGCGGACCCGTATGTCGAACGTCTGATCGAGTCGTTCTGCTTCATGGCGGCACGCATGCAGATCAAGCTGGATGCCGAGTTTCCACGTTTCACCGGGCGGCTGCTCGAAGTCATCTACCCGAACTACGTCGCTCCCACGCCTTCAATGGCCGTCGCGCGTGTGTACCCGAACCCCACCGAAGGCAATCTTGCCGAAGGTTTCCGGGTTGCACGCGGCACCGCCTTCAAGTCGCGCGTCCCCGACGGAGAGAAAACGCCTTGTAAGTTCCGCAGCAGCCAGGACGTGATGCTCTATCCGCTGGAGATTGTCGAAGCAAGGCTGACTGGCATTCCGCCCGATATTCCCTCACTAGGCCGCTACGTGCCGCCGAACGTGCAGGTGCGCGGTGCGTTGCGCCTGAAGCTGCGGATGACCAATGGAGCATCCATGGCCGACCTGCAAGGGCTGGACAGATTGCCTGTGTATCTGGCGGGTGACGAACAGATCGCCTCACACCTGTTCGAATTGATCCACGCGGCGGGCGTCGCGACGATAACGGGCGTGCCGGGCCAGTTCGGCACAGCCGGCCGGCCGCTTTCGGTGGTGAATTCCGGCGCGGTGGTTCACGAGGGGCTGGGGCACGACGAGGGCTTGCTGCCGCTCACGTGGTCGAAATTTCACGGACACAACCTGTTGCATGAATACTTCGCGTGCCCGAGTCGCTTCTATTTCGTTACGCTAACGGGCCTCAAGGAAGGCCTGCGTCGCGTCAACGGCCGGGAAGCGGAAATTGTCCTGCTACTCGACCAGTCGCCCGAGCGCCTCGCAAGCCTCGTCGACGCGTCACGCTTTGCGCTGTTCTGCACGCCGGTCATCAACCTGTTCCGCAAGCACACCGACCAGATCGAACTGTCGGAAGGCGACACGGAGTTCCGCATCGTGCCGGCGCGGCTTCACCCACTCGACTATGAGGTGTTTGCCATCGAAAAGCTGTCCGGCCAGGTCTCGACGACGTCCGCTGAGCGCGAGTTCAGGCCGCTATTTCAAACCTTGAACAACGACGAGGGGAATTACGGACGGTATTTCTCGACGCGCCGCGAGCGCCGGTTGATTTCGGACTCGGCGCGCCGCTACGGGACACGAACGCCGTACATCGGCACGGAGATGTTTGTGTCGCTGGTCGACCAGCATGAGGCGCCTTACAGCGAGGAAATCCGCTACCTGTCGGTCGATGCCTGGGTCACCAATCGCGATCTGCCAAACCTTGTGCCGCGTGACGGCGTCAACGATCTTGCGATATCCGACGCCGATGCGGTGGCGAGCACCGGCTTGATTCGCGCCCCCAGTGCGCCGAGAGCGCCCTACGCGGAGCGCGAGATGGCCTGGCGGCTGATCCGTCAACTGAACTTCAACTATTTGCCCCTCGACGATCTCGATCACCGCGAGGGCGGGCAGGGGCTGCGCGACCTGTTGCGACTGTTCCTGGCAGCCGACGACACCGAGCACCGACGTCAGGTCGAAAGCCTCGTCGGCGTTAAGACACGGCCGGTGGCGAGGAAGCTCCCGGGTGGTGGCCCGCTGGTGTTCGGACGCGGCATCGAGTGCGCGCTGACCGTCGACGAAACAGGCTTCTCGGGCACCAGTCCCTACCTGTTCGGCCTGATCCTCGAGCATTATCTGGCGCGACACGTATCGGTCAACAGCTTCACGCAGACCGAACTGCATTCGATGCAGCGCGGCCGCGTGGCGAAGTGGCCCGTGCGCATGGGCACGCGCGGGATCACATGA
- a CDS encoding amidase family protein, translating to MSDTLHADAPLATGSELCDLSAVALLDLQRKKTVSAAEILDAHLSRIDAVNPQVNALVTIADASTLRARAAEIDAQWSRGIWQGPLHGLPVSQKDLTATQGVRTTFGSTIFEHHVPQHSALIARRCDAAGALMIGKSNTPEFGAGSHTFNEVFGVTRNPWDLSKSAGGSSGGAAASVACGMNPLACGSDMGGSLRNPAAWNAVVGLRPSPGRVPRAPDLNGWATLGVDGPMARDVADTALLLSAIAGPSGETATEINEPGSRFALPLRRDFRGTRIAMSVQLAGLAVDPEIQRAVHAQAAVFESMGCEVEFADPDLGDAEDVFRMERAWMIGSLVDRLDEDARAQLKPEIEAECRLHRSLSAADLGDMFVRKTALFERMRRFMDNHAFYVLPATQMLPFDAELRWPSEFMGTHYDSYIDWMRICWYLSSTESPVLALPCGFSASGLPIGLQIAGRFRDDWGLLQFGHAYEAAALHGATRPPLISGSR from the coding sequence ATGTCAGACACTCTTCATGCCGATGCACCGCTCGCCACGGGCAGCGAACTCTGCGATCTGTCCGCCGTCGCGTTGCTGGATCTACAGCGCAAAAAAACCGTAAGCGCCGCCGAGATACTCGATGCCCATCTCTCTCGTATCGATGCCGTGAACCCGCAGGTCAACGCGCTGGTGACGATCGCCGATGCCTCCACGCTGCGCGCGCGTGCCGCGGAAATCGACGCGCAATGGTCGCGTGGCATCTGGCAAGGTCCGCTGCATGGGTTGCCGGTTTCGCAGAAGGATCTGACCGCGACGCAAGGCGTGCGCACCACGTTCGGCTCGACAATCTTCGAGCATCACGTGCCGCAACACAGTGCGCTGATCGCGCGCCGCTGCGATGCGGCGGGCGCGCTGATGATCGGCAAATCGAACACGCCGGAATTCGGCGCGGGCTCGCACACCTTCAACGAGGTCTTCGGCGTGACGCGCAATCCGTGGGACCTGAGCAAATCGGCGGGCGGCAGCAGCGGCGGCGCGGCGGCGTCGGTGGCGTGCGGCATGAACCCGCTCGCGTGCGGCAGCGACATGGGCGGCTCGCTGCGTAATCCGGCCGCGTGGAATGCGGTGGTCGGCTTGCGTCCGTCGCCGGGACGCGTGCCGCGCGCGCCGGATTTGAACGGCTGGGCCACGCTCGGCGTGGACGGACCCATGGCGCGCGACGTCGCCGACACGGCTCTGCTGTTGAGCGCAATCGCCGGTCCGTCAGGCGAAACCGCGACTGAAATCAACGAGCCTGGTTCACGCTTCGCGCTGCCGTTGCGACGCGACTTTCGCGGCACGCGCATTGCCATGTCGGTGCAGCTTGCAGGTCTCGCCGTCGATCCCGAGATTCAGCGCGCCGTGCACGCGCAGGCCGCCGTGTTCGAGTCCATGGGCTGCGAGGTCGAATTCGCCGACCCCGATCTCGGCGATGCCGAGGACGTGTTCCGCATGGAACGTGCGTGGATGATCGGCAGTCTCGTCGATCGGCTCGATGAGGACGCACGCGCGCAATTGAAGCCGGAGATCGAAGCGGAGTGTCGCCTGCATCGCTCGCTCTCGGCCGCGGATCTGGGCGACATGTTCGTACGTAAGACCGCGCTGTTCGAGCGCATGCGCCGCTTCATGGACAACCACGCGTTCTATGTGCTGCCCGCCACGCAGATGCTGCCTTTCGATGCCGAGTTGCGCTGGCCCAGTGAATTCATGGGCACGCACTACGACTCGTATATCGACTGGATGCGGATCTGCTGGTATCTGTCGTCCACCGAATCGCCAGTGCTGGCGTTGCCGTGCGGCTTCAGCGCGTCCGGCCTGCCGATCGGCCTGCAGATCGCCGGCCGCTTTCGCGACGATTGGGGGCTGCTGCAATTCGGTCACGCCTATGAGGCAGCGGCCTTGCATGGGGCGACGCGGCCGCCATTGATCAGCGGCTCGCGTTAA
- a CDS encoding ImpA family type VI secretion system protein gives MSNKRKHAPQKSAPAKGPALHDWMTPVDDTAPCGSDLEYDPEFVVLSAKVATRIEAQYGDFVGSPEPVNWSEVDRDCRRLMMRSKDMRLAVLFARCRTRLAGAAGLAEGTGLLAAWLAAFPDGIHPQPGVDADRDAALEIRANALQTLTDTDGLLSDVREIALTKSTATRLQVRDVERAFAHPRPSDALAPESVTRQLDDLRVQQPAALTGFDDALASVVAIDAWSREHLSLYAPDLSALTRLLRHLAAGTARSNSAPVEIVAANPQAIDEGRIAASGDSLSACEESKNSPVTAAVNRRMDATPADRQAALELIRGARQWFEQHEPSSPIPVLLRRAEQFVGKRYAEVVLAIPAELLVQWDNET, from the coding sequence ATGAGCAATAAAAGAAAACATGCGCCCCAGAAATCCGCGCCGGCCAAGGGCCCAGCGCTTCATGACTGGATGACGCCGGTGGATGACACCGCGCCTTGCGGATCCGACCTCGAATACGATCCGGAATTCGTGGTGCTCTCGGCGAAAGTCGCCACCAGGATTGAGGCGCAGTACGGCGACTTCGTGGGTTCTCCGGAGCCGGTCAACTGGAGCGAAGTCGATCGCGACTGCCGGCGCCTGATGATGCGCAGCAAAGACATGCGTCTCGCGGTCCTGTTTGCGCGATGCCGCACGCGCCTTGCGGGTGCCGCGGGCCTCGCCGAAGGCACCGGATTACTCGCGGCGTGGCTGGCTGCGTTTCCCGACGGGATTCACCCGCAGCCGGGCGTCGACGCCGACCGTGATGCGGCGCTGGAAATCCGTGCGAATGCGTTGCAGACGCTGACCGATACAGACGGCCTGCTATCGGACGTGCGCGAGATCGCGCTGACGAAGTCGACGGCGACACGCCTCCAGGTGCGCGACGTTGAACGCGCGTTTGCTCATCCGCGCCCGAGCGATGCGCTTGCGCCCGAGTCGGTGACGCGGCAACTGGATGATCTACGCGTGCAACAGCCAGCGGCCTTGACGGGATTCGACGACGCGCTAGCGAGCGTCGTCGCGATCGACGCGTGGAGCCGCGAACACCTGAGCCTCTACGCTCCGGACCTGTCAGCGCTTACCCGGTTGCTACGGCATCTGGCGGCCGGAACGGCGCGATCGAACAGCGCTCCAGTGGAGATCGTCGCGGCCAACCCGCAGGCTATTGACGAGGGCAGGATTGCCGCGTCGGGCGATTCGTTGTCCGCATGCGAAGAGAGCAAAAATTCGCCTGTCACTGCGGCCGTCAATCGCCGCATGGACGCGACACCGGCTGACCGTCAAGCCGCGCTTGAACTTATCCGGGGCGCTCGCCAGTGGTTCGAGCAACATGAGCCGAGCAGTCCCATTCCGGTACTGCTGCGGCGCGCGGAACAGTTCGTCGGCAAACGCTATGCGGAGGTGGTGCTGGCGATTCCAGCCGAGTTGCTCGTGCAGTGGGACAACGAAACATGA
- a CDS encoding porin: MKKTLLTVCLAATFPAAVHAQSAVTLYGIIDEGLSYTSNAATINSNGSVSGHSAVRLLSGVMQQSRWGLRGSEDLGGGMKAIFMLENGFDASTGKFGQGGLLFGKKAWVGLSSAFGTVTLGRQYDTNVDILGPFEVGDQWGGYMAAHPGDLDNINNTNSTNNSIKFTSNTYGGLTVEALYSLGGMAGNFSRNRIWSVSAGYVNGPLALGVGYLDVANPNTSFFGSTGSPAATVNGVPGSNMVSPVYSGYASAKSMHVIGAGASYLFGAATFGATYSNTSFRDLGDLSSGPNPAGLSGNATLNNAEVNFKYQITPDLLCGLAYDYTKGSSVKGMTGASYHQFASGIDYFLSKRTDVYLIGVYQKALGTDSTGKEAVAAINGPSASADDKQVVVRVGMRHKF; the protein is encoded by the coding sequence ATGAAAAAAACGCTACTGACAGTATGTCTCGCCGCGACCTTTCCGGCAGCGGTGCACGCACAGAGTGCCGTCACGCTATACGGCATTATCGATGAAGGTTTGAGTTATACGAGCAATGCGGCGACGATCAACAGCAACGGCAGCGTCTCGGGCCACAGCGCGGTGCGTCTGTTAAGCGGTGTGATGCAGCAAAGCCGTTGGGGTTTGCGCGGCTCGGAAGATCTCGGCGGCGGCATGAAGGCGATCTTCATGCTGGAGAATGGCTTCGACGCCAGCACCGGCAAGTTCGGCCAGGGCGGGCTGCTGTTCGGCAAGAAAGCATGGGTGGGATTGTCCAGTGCGTTCGGCACGGTGACGCTCGGGCGGCAATACGATACCAACGTCGATATCCTCGGGCCGTTCGAAGTGGGCGATCAATGGGGCGGCTACATGGCCGCGCATCCGGGCGATCTCGACAACATCAACAACACCAACTCGACGAATAACTCGATCAAGTTCACCAGCAATACGTATGGCGGGTTGACGGTAGAGGCGCTATACAGCCTCGGCGGCATGGCCGGCAATTTCTCACGCAACCGCATCTGGTCGGTGTCCGCTGGTTATGTGAACGGACCGTTGGCTTTGGGGGTGGGATATCTTGACGTCGCCAATCCGAATACGTCTTTCTTCGGCAGCACGGGGAGTCCCGCCGCAACGGTGAATGGCGTGCCGGGGAGCAATATGGTCTCGCCGGTGTACTCGGGCTATGCGTCGGCGAAATCCATGCATGTGATCGGCGCGGGCGCGTCCTATCTTTTCGGCGCGGCGACTTTCGGCGCGACGTATTCGAATACGAGCTTTCGCGATCTCGGGGATTTATCTTCGGGACCGAATCCGGCTGGTTTGAGCGGCAATGCCACGTTGAATAATGCCGAGGTGAATTTCAAGTATCAGATCACGCCGGATTTGCTGTGCGGACTCGCGTATGACTATACGAAGGGAAGTTCGGTGAAGGGCATGACGGGGGCGAGTTATCATCAGTTCGCGTCAGGTATCGATTACTTCTTGTCGAAGCGTACGGATGTTTATCTGATTGGGGTTTATCAGAAGGCGTTGGGGACTGATTCGACGGGGAAAGAGGCGGTTGCCGCGATCAACGGGCCGTCTGCTTCAGCAGATGATAAGCAGGTGGTCGTGCGGGTTGGGATGCGGCATAAGTTTTGA
- the tssG gene encoding type VI secretion system baseplate subunit TssG, with protein MDRALLKATARDTALSPKLIERLRAAPWRYGFLTLLRRIGTDPRIDPVGTAQRPLAEPFRLGQQPSLTFAPREIASVGHANGRLKVRLFSLGMLGPNGPLPIHVTEIAREREESQRDTTLVDFLDIFHHRYLTFLYRAWASAQAAAGLDRPGNQRFSFYVASLTGQDIREIDHGPLPAHARLSASPHLVREARNPDGLRATLAHYFGVPVAIEEFAFHWFDVDPGEHSRLGWPGSPSTLCDGATLGEQIPDRQHKFRIVVGPVDLDEYLRFTPQGADLPRLVEWVRTFVGNEFNWELELRIRPQSAPPAVMGGPQQLGWSGWLGHSPSEERITGMRFEPERYVKKFKRDAVDPAQPCG; from the coding sequence ATGGACCGGGCCCTGCTTAAGGCGACCGCGCGCGATACAGCGCTGTCGCCGAAGTTGATCGAACGCCTGCGGGCCGCGCCGTGGCGCTACGGCTTCCTGACGCTGCTGCGTCGCATCGGCACCGATCCGCGAATCGATCCGGTTGGCACGGCGCAACGCCCGCTGGCGGAACCCTTTCGTCTCGGGCAGCAGCCGAGCCTGACCTTCGCCCCACGCGAAATTGCGAGCGTCGGTCATGCGAACGGAAGACTGAAAGTGCGCCTCTTCAGCCTGGGCATGCTCGGGCCGAATGGGCCACTGCCGATCCACGTCACGGAGATTGCGCGCGAACGCGAGGAGAGCCAGCGCGATACCACGCTCGTCGATTTCCTCGACATCTTCCATCACCGCTATCTGACATTCCTGTACCGCGCATGGGCGTCCGCCCAAGCCGCAGCGGGACTCGATCGACCCGGTAACCAGCGATTCTCGTTCTACGTTGCGAGCCTCACCGGCCAGGATATCCGCGAGATCGATCACGGGCCGCTGCCTGCGCATGCGCGCTTGTCGGCCTCGCCGCATCTCGTGCGCGAGGCGCGCAATCCAGACGGCCTGCGCGCCACGCTTGCGCACTACTTCGGCGTGCCAGTCGCAATCGAGGAATTTGCATTTCACTGGTTCGACGTGGATCCGGGCGAACACAGCCGTCTCGGCTGGCCTGGCTCGCCCTCGACCCTGTGCGATGGCGCGACGCTCGGTGAACAGATTCCTGATCGTCAACACAAATTTCGCATTGTCGTCGGGCCCGTCGACCTCGACGAATACCTGCGCTTTACCCCGCAGGGTGCGGATTTGCCGCGACTGGTCGAATGGGTCAGGACGTTTGTCGGCAATGAGTTCAATTGGGAGCTGGAACTGCGCATCCGGCCGCAGAGCGCGCCGCCTGCTGTCATGGGCGGCCCGCAGCAGCTCGGCTGGTCCGGATGGCTGGGGCATTCCCCGTCTGAAGAGCGGATTACCGGTATGCGTTTCGAACCGGAACGCTATGTAAAGAAATTCAAGCGCGATGCCGTGGATCCGGCGCAGCCGTGCGGGTGA